One region of Camelina sativa cultivar DH55 chromosome 6, Cs, whole genome shotgun sequence genomic DNA includes:
- the LOC109133438 gene encoding DNA ligase 1-like — MYSPTEMNTTTTAIKAAICRPQSYCFLLKTAFFHSTPVLERKRRSSESDGLFTTCKSNAQKKKRSKKFLREHQEAVRRAVEQLKQEREEATKKAKEAREAEQKKKSSNSWRSQYRFYEGGEEDEEEEEEEEEEEEINEEEEEGEGGGGEEEAKQQDDGYNSRKSSGSVSESIQFQASHRQTLGLSPWGPLKLEDVKHAYRTCALKWHPDRHEDSTKAAAEEKFKLCTVAYQSLLEKLAVK, encoded by the exons ATGTACTCTCCTACAGAGATGAACACTACTACTACCGCCATCAAAGCAGCGATTTGCAGACCGCAAAGCTATTGTTTTCTACTGAAAACTGCGTTTTTTCATTCTACTCCCGTCTTAGAACGCAAACGTCGTTCTTCGGAATCGGACGGTCTTTTCACAACATGT AAATCAAATgctcaaaagaagaagagaagtaagAAGTTTTTGAGGGAACATCAAGAAGCAGTGCGTCGTGCTGTTGAACAActtaaacaagaaagagaagag GCCACCAAGAAAGCCAAAGAAGCCAGAGAAGccgaacaaaaaaagaag TCTAGCAACTCTTGGAGATCGCAATATAGATTTtatgaaggaggagaagaagatgaagaagaagaagaagaagaagaagaagaagaagagataaacgaagaagaagaagaaggagaaggaggaggaggagaagaagaggcaaAACAACAAGATGATGGCTATAATTCAAGAAAATCAAGCGGCTCAGTGTCAGAGTCAATCCAATTCCAAGCTTCTCATAGACAAACACTTGGTTTGAGTCCTTGGGGTCCCTTAAAACTAGAAGATGTCAAACATGC ATATCGAACTTGTGCATTAAAATGGCATCCAGATCGTCATGAGGACTCTACCAAG GCAGCAGCTGAAGAAAAGTTCAAGCTCTGCACTGTGGCTTATCAATCTTTACTCGAGAAGCTAGCagtcaaataa
- the LOC104793125 gene encoding putative actin-9, which translates to MKPIVFDKSNGMFQAGYAGEEAPRVVFPCVVGRPKGGLKQNESYVENDAQAKRGLLTLKSQMEHGGIVNNWDVMEKIWHHTFYNELRVDPQEHPVLLTEAPFNPKANREKMTQIMFESFDVPAMYVSIQPVLCLYSSGRTTGFVLDLGDSVSHTVPIYDGYALTHGILRLDLGGRDLTNYLIQIMTERGYTYATSAEREIFRDIKEKLGYITLDYEKEMEKATKSSAIEKTYELPDGQVITIGAERFRCPEVLFQPSLIMGKESPGIHEATRNSIMKCAVVTRKDLYGKILLTGGTTMFHGIKERMTKEITALVPKSMKIKVDVPESESSVWIGGSTLAALSSFHQMWVTKDEYEESGATIVHKRCI; encoded by the exons ATGAAGCCTATCGTGTTTGACAAGAGTAATGGAATGTTCCAG GCGGGATATGCGGGAGAAGAAGCACCAAGGGTTGTGTTTCCTTGCGTCGTGGGTCGTCCAAAAGGTGGACTGAAACAGAACGAATCTTACGTGGAAAACGATGCTCAAGCCAAGAGAGGTCTTCTTACACTTAAATCCCAAATGGAGCATGGTGGTATCGTTAACAATTGGGATGTCATGGAGAAGATTTGGCATCATACTTTCTACAACGAGCTACGTGTGGATCCTCAAGAACACCCGGTGCTTCTCACCGAAGCTCCTTTTAACCCTAAAGCGAACCGTGAGAAAATGACTCAGATCATGTTCGAGAGCTTTGATGTTCCTGCTATGTACGTGTCCATTCAACCTGTTCTTTGTCTCTATTCCAGCGGTCGTACCACAG GTTTTGTGTTGGATTTAGGAGATAGTGTGAGCCACACAGTTCCAATATACGATGGTTACGCACTCACACACGGGATACTGCGCCTAGACCTAGGAGGCCGTGACCTAACAAACTACCTCATACAAATCATGACCGAACGTGGCTACACATACGCCACATCCGCTGAGCGTGAGATCTTCCGAGACATCAAAGAGAAGCTCGGTTACATAACTCTTGACTAcgagaaagagatggagaaggCTACAAAGAGCTCGGCGATCGAGAAAACCTACGAGCTTCCCGATGGTCAAGTGATCACGATAGGAGCCGAGAGATTCAGGTGTCCTGAGGTTCTTTTTCAGCCGTCTTTGATTATGGGAAAAGAATCTCCTGGTATTCACGAGGCGACTCGCAATTCAATCATGAAATGTGCTGTCGTTACGAGGAAGGATCTGTATGGTAAAATTTTGTTGACTGGTGGGACAACAATGTTCCATGGGATTAAAGAGAGGATGACGAAAGAGATCACTGCACTTGTACCGAAAAGTATGAAGATTAAAGTTGATGTTCCGGAGAGTGAGTCTAGTGTTTGGATTGGAGGTTCCACTTTGGCTGCTCTAAGCAGCTTTCATCAG ATGTGGGTAACTAAGGATGAGTATGAAGAAAGTGGAGCGACAATTGTTCACAAGAGATGCATTTAA
- the LOC104793124 gene encoding nudix hydrolase 23, chloroplastic, which produces MLKAVQILGWSSGLTISQRLTKTRKSSSVSFISSSLNLSTFPSVTSSSPRRILSFNTTRMSSSLPGTDPVANSPAFVSVQSAGDVRKIKFCQWCGGPTKHEIPDGEEKLRAICTHCGKIAYQNPKMVVGCLIEHEEKILLCKRNIQPSHGLWTLPAGYLEVGESAAQGAMRETWEEAGATVEVISPFAQLDIPLIGQTYVIFLAKLKNLHFAPGPESLECRLFALDEIPFDSLAFSSIYVTLNLYLEDLKNGKVKFHYGTINKRPGSSPSDIRAFSLDYHLQP; this is translated from the exons ATGCTCAAGGCCGTTCAGATCTTGGGTTGGTCATCAGGTTTAACCATCTCACAGAGATTAACGAAGACCCGCAAGTCCTCGAGtgtctctttcatctcttcatctctcaatctctccacTTTCCCCTCTGTAACTTCGAGCTCTCCTCGGAGAATCTTATCTTTCAACACAACTCGGATGTCTTCCTCACTTCCCGGGACTGACCCAGTTGCAAATTCTCCAGCTTTCGTCTCTGTTCAATCAGCT gGTGATGTTCGTAAGATAAAGTTCTGTCAATGGTGTGGAGGGCCAACGAAGCATGAGATACCTGATGGTGAAGAGAAATTGAGAGCTATTTGCACACATTGTGGCAAAATAGCATATCAGAATCCTAAGATG GTTGTAGGTTGCCTTATAGAGCATGAAGAAAAGATTTTACTTTGCAAGCGTAACATTCAACCTTCACACGGTCTATG GACTCTTCCTGCTGGTTATCTAGAAGTTGGAGAGTCAGCTGCACAAGGAGCAATGAGGGAAACTTGGGAAGAAGCTGGAGCCACTGTGGAAGTTATTTCCCCTTTTGCGCAACTCGACATTCCTCTTATTGGCcaa ACGTATGTTATATTTCTAGCCAAACTGAAGAACCTGCATTTTGCGCCTGGTCCAGAATCATTGGAGTGTCGTCTTTTTGCACTAGATGAGATACCGTTTGATTCCTTGGCTTTTTCATCTATATATGTTACCTTGAATTTG TACTTGGAAGATCTGAAAAATGGGAAAGTCAAGTTTCACTACGGTACAATAAATAAAAG GCCTGGAAGTAGTCCTTCAGATATTCGTGCCTTTAGTCTTGATTACCATCTGCAGCCGTGA
- the LOC104793123 gene encoding uncharacterized protein LOC104793123, with the protein MNAAIRAAILRPHSYSSQLKVALFHSTPVLERKRRTCWESKSNVHKKRFRRIREKQELLRNVNAFAANMFTSWHDEFDDDGPSSRKQNSWFKKQYSKEPKGNQNSKHGPYSWGKRHFDFCEVDEDFDVDYVFRAAFGGSRGFSFSFTHEEDEPRWRHHSSRFSNNSKKSWRSKYRLDEDEEEDDYTSESSDSESEPNQVSHRQALGLSTSGPLNLKDVKDAYRTCALKWHPDRHQGSTKVAAEAKFKLCSVAYQSLCEKLSVN; encoded by the exons ATGAACGCCGCCATTAGAGCAGCGATTCTCAGACCACATAGCTACTCTTCTCAGCTCAAAGTCGCGTTATTTCATTCAACCCCCGTCTTAGAACGCAAACGTCGTACTTGCTGGGAATCG AAATCAAATGTTCACAAGAAGAGGTTCAGAAGGATAAGAGAAAAGCAAGAATTATTGCGTAATGTGAATGCTTTTGCAGCAAACATGTTTACG AGCTGGCATGATGAGTTTGATGACGATGGTCCCTCCTCTCGAAAGCAAAACTCGTGGTTCAAGAAACAGTACTCCAAGGAACCCAAAGGAAACCAGAATAGCAAACACGGCCCTTACAGTTGGGGTAAAA ggcattttgatttttgtgaagTTGATGAGGACTTTGACGTAGACTATGTATTCCGAGCCGCTTTTGGTGGATCCAGAGGTTTCTCTTTTTCATTCAcccatgaagaagatgaacctCGATGGCGGCATCACTCTTCAAGGTTTTCCAACAATTCTAAGAAGTCTTGGAGATCAAAATATCGgttagatgaagatgaagaagaagatgactatACTTCAGAGTCCAGCGACTCTGAGTCAGAGCCAAACCAAGTGTCTCATAGACAAGCACTTGGCCTGAGTACTTCGGGCCCCTTAAACCTTAAAGATGTCAAAGATGC GTATCGAACTTGTGCATTAAAATGGCATCCAGACCGTCATCAAGGCTCTACCAAG GTGGCGGCTGAAGCAAAGTTCAAGCTCTGCAGTGTGGCTTATCAATCTTTATGCGAAAAGCTATCGGTGAACTAA